Proteins from one Homalodisca vitripennis isolate AUS2020 chromosome 3, UT_GWSS_2.1, whole genome shotgun sequence genomic window:
- the LOC124357590 gene encoding endocuticle structural glycoprotein SgAbd-2-like — MMKLLVCLSMLAGCTIAQRRLGPPVPIAPGQFIPIVSYVNENNYDGSYRYSYETGNGIAAQENGFLKNPGQKDLEAQTAQGTYSYTAPDGTPITVTWYADETGFHAEGAHLPTPPPIPEAIAKSLALQGGPAPPGPPRPFFQGK, encoded by the exons TTGGTATGTCTGTCGATGCTGGCCGGGTGCACCATTGCACAGAGAAGGCTTGGACCTCCAGTACCTATAGCTCCAGGCCAGTTCATCCCTATCGTCAGCTACGTCAACGAGAACAACTACGACGGGTCATACAGATACAG CTACGAGACAGGCAATGGTATCGCTGCTCAAGAGAATGGTTTCCTGAAGAATCCTGGACAGAAGGATCTCGAAGCACAGACGGCTCAAGGAACCTACTCTTACACAGCCCCCGACGGTACCCCTATCACTGTCACCTGGTACGCTGATGAGACCGGATTCCACGCAGAGGGTGCCCATTTGCCTACACCCCCACCCATCCCTGAGGCTATCGCCAAGTCCCTAGCTCTCCAGGGTGGACCTGCCCCTCCAGGACCACCCAGGCCTTTCTTCCAGGGCAAGTAA